catttgctccaacccctcagacagagacaaacacctgcaagatctctatcaagcattcttacaactacgatacccacctgcggaagtgaagaaacagattgatagagccagaagagttcccagaagtcacctactacaggacaggcccaacaaagaaaataacagaacgccactagccatcaccttcagcccccaactaaaacccctccaacgcattattaaggatctacaacctatcctgaaggaggacccaacactctcacaaatcttgggagacaggccagtccttgcctacagacagccccccaacctgaagcaaatactcagcagcaaccacataccacacaacagaaccactaacccaggaacctatctttgcaacaaagcccattgccaactgtgcccacatatctattcaggggacaccatcacagggcctaataacatcagccacactatcagaggctcgttcacctgcacatccaccaatgtgatatatgccatcatgtgccagcaatgcccctctgccatgtacattggtcaaactggacagtctctacgtaaaagaataaatggacacaaatcagatgtcaagaattataacattcataaaccagtcggagaacacttcaatctctctggtcacacgattacagacatgaaagttgcgatattacaacaaaaaaacttcaaatccagactccagcgagagactgttgaattggaattcatttgcaaattggatacaattaacttaggcttgaatagagactgggagtggctaagtcattatgcaaggtaacctatatccccttgttttttcctaaccccccccgacgttcttgttaaaccctggatttgtgctggaaatggcccaccttgattatcatacacattgtaaggagagtgatcactttagataagctattaccagcaggagagtggggtggggggaggtattttttcatgctttgtgtgtataaaaagatcttctacactttccacagtatgcatccgatgaagtgagctgtagctcacaaaagcttatgctcaaataaattggttagtctctaaggtgccacaagtactcctttttctttttgcgaatacagactaacatggctgttactctgaaacctaactttaCTCAGAGAAAAAGAAGCAGCTAGCCTAACTAAAGTGTTAAATGGAATTGACAGGCATGACCACAAAGATCCTTAACTCTCAAAAGAAAGAAATTCAGATCAAATAAATATTGCTGTACAATTCACTGGATTAATTTAGCATTTACTCTCTCTAGTGGTATGGATTTATACTAGACACTTGCATAATAGGAAATTGTGCTTCAAGTAAGATCAATATAACAGTATCACTACtagaaataaatacatacacTCTACACATACTACATGCATGTAAACTTGTAGTTGTAGATATCATAGATCCTTGGTCAAGGTATTGCACTCTGTGTGGTAGCTGAAGGACATAAATGAAGTGGTCGCTGAAGGACATAAATGACACTTAATCTTGCTCCTGGCTTAGGAATAGAATTGTTTCTGTCTTCATGCAACTGATCTTATTGTGTACAtttacacagggataaaaaacgtATGGCTGGccctggtcagctgactcaggctctgggctgaaaaattgctgtgagGACATATGGGTTTGGGctagagcccaagctctgggaccctcaagatgtctatgctgcaattctTCAGCCCAGAGTCCAAGCACTGTGAGCTCAAGTTAGCTGCCTaagccagccgtgggttttttatgcatgtgtagacatacccattctCTACCAAACTTTAAGGGAAACAAACTCACATTAAGAGGTCAGGTATAGGAAACGataacttgcttacaaaaatattCATAGCTTTCTGATAGAATACAAATCTGTGATTCTTGACATACTTATTGTATAAAATGATGGCTTTTTAAATAAACAGCTTTCACTTGCATGTTTCACTTGCATGCATATCTATCTCCCAACACTAACTGTGCTGCAAGAAAGATTTTTTTGGTTTACTTTTTTCAGATACCAAGGTGACAGGTGACATTGTCACAACCTAGCTATTGTGGCTCTATGTATTAAAGCAATAAATATGCCATAGTTGGACCATTCCAGcatagcacttaagcacgtgcttcacTTTAAGTGCATGACTAGTCTCACTGAGCATTAATGGTATGACCCCTATTATGGATTATTTACCTAATGAGATGAGACTAAACCCAATCCTGACCAAACTGCAAGATGCACTTTTTCACTAAAACCTTCCTTGGTAATAACATCTTTCTCATGGGCAGGTCACAGTTCAGAGAAGAAAAGCAGATCAGAAGCAAAGAGTagaagggagaagaaagaaaaaaaaatacagaaacatATGAAGGTGGAAAAATAAAGCCCTAAACTGTGTATTAAATAACTCCATAGATGTGCCTGGTGCTTCACAGAAAAAATAAAGACAGATTTCCTACAAAGaaaatttacaatctaaggtCTCAATCCAACACATGCATGCATGCCTAACTTTATGCATTGACTTTATTGGGACAACTTGTGTGTaaagcagtgttgccagctcttagGGTTGATGTTGTAagaaagttgtgatttttttttggttcaaaagttGTGGCTAGTTTTGTTAAATTTGCGGTTTTGGGGTGGTCAGACATTAACATGTCACTAGGCAGGTGCTTTTCTGGGGAGTCTATCTCAGGGTTCCCTTCAACCTGTTTTCTGGTGAAGACTGAAGACCCTCCCTGGGTACTCCCACAAGGAGCATAAGCCCTGTGTGTGCACCCATACATAAGTGCCAGCGCTTAGTCCGAGACATGCAGTTTAGCTTCCAAAGCTGGACAACAGCACAGAAGGCCAGCATAACAAATGAGTGGCCTGGTCAAATATAGTGAGTGATGCTCTGATGTGGTGCATGGGGTCTCAATGTCACTCCTATTTGCAACTACAAAAAATTGCAGTGTGTTAAAAGTTGTGGTTTGCACAACAAAATCGCAGCCTGTGATTTCCTTACAGCCTCATAATTTTAGTTTGTCTGATTTTTAGTTTTTCCGTGAAGATTTGTGCCAGAACCATgaaaatctgagctttcattaTTTCTCAAATTTCTAttcctcctggttgcagagaacaGCTTTAAAATCACGAAGTAATCATAcgctaaaggctcaaaacccagaaggcaaataaaaagagagCGTTTACTTGATTAGTAGTATTACCTCAGCACCCAGGAGCCCATCAGGCAccaggccctgttgtgctaggtggcttgtacaaacacagaacttaGATTCTAAGTAAAGCTCTTGAAAGGCCAATCTCTGGGCTCTACCCGGAGAGGGGGAGGCGGCTTTTATGAATGGCTGAAGCAGGCTGGCAAAGCTAAATCTGAGCACGAGCACAAGCGTTTGCAGGACTTAGGTCCTTCCATCAGCGGGCTCCACGAGACACAGTGACAAGACAACACTGGCTAGCAGGCGCCAAGCGCAGCCGCTGCGGGGCTATTTTTAGAACGTCAGGCCCCGGGGGATGCGACTTTGACGCCTGAAGGGCTGCAGCAGAGGCGGAGCTGCAGCGTTCAGTTAGCGCATGCGCGAGACTCGCCGCCTCCTCTCTCTCACGTCCCCTTCCACTGTATAGGTGACTTGGGAATTGCCTGTTTTCTGACTAGGGGCTGCGAGTCCTGAGTAGACGGACCAGTAGGGGGGACTCATAGATGACTCCATACAAACCTCTCTGTAAGGTCTGTTTGTTCGGCGGCTGAGGCAGGGCCGCCTCATTGAGGCACAGTGAACGCAGGCAGCCACCAGGGCAGCCCCATGTAGGTGATTATATCGGGCACCTGCAAAGCGGGGTCCTTGAATGACATTGGGCCTTACAGCGCGTGAGAGAGACAAGACTTTCCTGAGAGGCCGAGTCAGGGTCTGGCACAGcgcgagaccccccccccccacccaaccgtCACCATGTTCCGACTCATGCTCAATCAGGCCAAGAAACATCCAAGCGTGCGTTCCGGAGGGCGGCGGCTCGGCCCGGAGCCGGGCGGGTTGtcgggagggggagggcagccgGAGCCGGGCGGGTTGtcgggagggggagggcagccgGAGCCGGGCGGGTTGTCGGGAGAGGCGGGGGAGCCTGGAGCCGGGCGGTGTGTCGGGAGAGGCGGGGGCGGCCGGAGCCGGGCGGTGTGTCGGGAGAGGCGGGGGCGGCCGGAGCCGGGCGgtttgtggggaggggcggggggaaggaggcagcttcAGCGCTGTAGGGGTCGGTTGGCGGCGGGACTCCACTGGCAGGGGACTGTGTGGGCAAGAATCCCACCATCTGCCGCTCTCGGGCTTAATCCCGCTGCAGGGAGAGCTCGGTCACCCCATGCGGTCTCCTGCCCgtccccgccccttccctccgGTTCTGGGTCCTCCCCAGGCTCCGTGGCCCCCCCAACCCGGACTAGCGCCGCCTTGGTGTGACAGCCCCTTCCGGAGACCCGTGTAAgcccggcggggcggggctgccGTCGCCCCTGTTCTTCAGAGGTAGCTGGGCATGGCCCTAGAGTGAGAGTAGTTTAGAGGCCCAGGTCCCCGTCGCCTTCCTGCAGCGCGGGGCCTTTCCAAGCCCACTCATGGTAACCACGTGATTTTTTTCAACCCGTTTTCTTGTCTCTTGTGAACCAGCAGGCCTATCGCAGCTGCTGGCAGTGTTACCCTAGAGAATCAGAGGGTTAACTTCTGCCTTCTTCTGGGCGTTGTGGGGCACTTGGTAGTGGCATGTACCTGTTCCCCACCTGCTGTTCCAGAGAAGCAGGATCTCCTAGCATTAGGACACCGTACGGGCATGCTGGGTCCTTCATGACTAGGCACTGAACCTACTTAGAACCTACTTAGTGACTTTTGGTAGGGTGGCTCAAAACTGATGAGCCAAATGTGTGATCACTGGGCAGGACTTAATTTCCAGCCTTGTTTTCTAAGTGGCATTATGTTTACGTTCTAAACTCTCATTCATTTCCAAATCTTTTGTTCTAGTTGATCCCTCTCTTTATCTTTATTGGAGCTGGAGGTTCTGGCGCGGCCCTGTACATTATGCGCCTGGCAATGTTCAACCCTGATGTCTGGTAGGCATAAACTTTACagtatctgtatgtatatatatatgtgtgtgtgtatatataaaaatataatattcaAACAAACTTTGGTGTTTATGAAAAGCTTGGCACTCCTGGAGGCCCATGTTCCTAGCTGAGCTTCAGTGTGCTTCAGAGTTGAGTTTGAGGAAATTCTGATTCCATGCTCATGAAGTAAATTTTGAAAACTACCTACAGTAGTAGTGGTTTTGTTATGTGGAAACTTATCAGGACAGACAAGCATTTATGTTCTTTAAGTAATTAAACACCAGTTCTATAATATATAATGCATGTTAAAAGCAGTGTGATTGATTTATATCTTCTGCTATATTACTGTATTTCTCTTTGTAGTTGGGACAAAAAGAATAACCCTGAGCCTTGGAATAAGCTGGCTCCCACTGATCAGTACAAGGTAAGAGGCAGAAAGGCTTTTAGCCATTAGGGCTTTGGCTAATCTACAGATGTATGTTATCTGTGGCCTGGCTACTTTTGGAGGCTCAGCTCCGTGTGAGGCACCAGAGAGAGGTGGTGCAGGGAGGACTGAATATGCTTCCCCTGCTGTCAGTTACTGCCTAGGTTTGGATTGGGAATTAGCAGTGGAGTGATGACTTGATTTGGGAGGCAAGGCTAGATTTGAATATTAAAATGAGACCGCCTATTTAAATATTACCTTTGCTTGGAGGCAGTGTCTAATGAGCTAGAAGTCTCGTTACCTAGGGCAAAGTGTTGAATGAAGAAAGTAGTGCTGCAAATAAATTTTTCAGTTCCTTGATACAGAACAACAAGGAAGAATATGCTACTCAGTAGTCAGTGTTAAATTGATATTGGAGGGAGGAGGGCAAAAGCTTTGCGCTGTAAACTACACATAATAGATGTCATGCTAAAGTCAGTTTTGGAATCCAACTATTTTGATTTCAGTACTACAAAAGtcttaaataattttttatgCTTCTATTAGGATGATCAaataagtacagtagaaccctgCTAACTTGCAGAGAGTGGGGTATGTGCAGCACACAAAgtttgttaataaacaaaaaatctgTGTACTTCACTTGGACAACTATGACCCATTTTTTATGACTTAGTAATTTGATAGAAAATCTTACATTCTAAAAATCGTCTGCTAAACCAGAGACCCTCATTTGTGAAAATTGAAGTGTAAACTATTGTGGTTGTATAATATTGCTGAACCCTCTTTTGCTGCATTTCTCACTTGTTAGTCCTTCATTTCAGGAATATAGGCATTGTAAAGAGAGCTTTTGCAAGACTTCCAGAAAGGGTCACTTAGTTGAGACAAACAAGATATGTGAGTCTCTGGGTCCTTTTTACAAATGCTGTTTTGTGACAGGCTACAAAAAAAGTGTCTCCATTGCTATTcaaagatacttttttttttttattccgaCCTCCTGTATTGTTTACCATACCAAAGTTAATTTGTATGTTAAAAAATACTGCCTTTGCTGTAAACTATTTATAATACAGACCTCACAAGTGTTATGGTTAAACACTATTAAAGTTTGTAgagtattttgaaaacaaaagtgCAGTATATTTCCTATTTCAATATAAAAAGTTTAAACCTCATATTTGTAGCAGATTCACAGTCCGTTTAGCTTCTCGAGTTAACTATCACTGGCACTAGAAAAAACTCAGGTTTACCAAAGATAAGTGATATTGTTACCACAGTATCTTCAGTATTATGCTTACTAAAAGGAAACCTCCAAATGCTGACATTTTGTTCTAAGGCAAATGGCCATAGTAGTGTAATTTTTTTACACTTCTGGAGAAAAGTCAAAAGAAAAACCCACTTTTGCAGTCTTTATCAGTTATGTTAATGGGAAACTATCCTAGGTGTAAGATGCTTTTATTTAATGCTAAAAATATGCTATAGGTTGGTCCTCTTCTGAATAACAGTATAACTTCTGTAGTGTTCCCAGCCTTGTACTGGCATAAGAAGCAGAAATCTCAAGGTTTACCATATTTGGTCCTGTGTATCCTTTGCATTTTTTCCTGGCAGTGTCACTAAAACAACTCGTCATGTGTTGTGGAAACTAAAGTAGTTGAAAGTATTGGAAATTATAGATACAGTGGCTGATGGCGTATAATTCTGATAAACACAataaaaagtttctttttaaagcagaTCTCTAGGGAAATTTGTTAAGGAAAGCAACTCTTTTCCAAACTAATATGCAGAATCTCAGGATTATAGTGAGTAAGGTAGAAGCATGTAATGAGAATGAATGTGTTTATGCAATCTTAACCCCTTCGTTCCAGTTGCTCAAACTTGCTAAAAGTCGCTGGATTTGGTCTCTGACCAAAGGTGACTTGTTTTGAAGTATGGGTTTAAAAAATGGCTCCAAAGCTCGAACCCTGTAACTAGAACTTAAAGCAAAAATCTATATGCAGTACACTTTTCACTGCACAGCTCAAGTGAGCCTGTATATTTTAGCTGTATAACTGTACAAGCTGAAATCCTGATCCTCCAAATTGATCTCTATGGGTATATCCCTGAACCCATACAACTAAAGTCAGTGGGCTCTGCACAGGCTTGCCTGCACAGATCAGCTTGGTGGGTCAGGACTCTTATGAGAAATCCGAAGTTAATATGGTACTTGTAGTTTTTGTCAAATGATTTGTAAATATTCAAATCTCTTTCCTGGAATGCTCAAAGCCCTCACTAATGAAAATGCCTGTTTCCCTGTCAAATTTCAACTTTTGTATATTTCCAGATATTCTGGTCGGAGGGCTGCTAAGTCTTGTGattttgtggggggcggggggggggggtacccaAGAGCTGAATCACTCAAATGTCTCCAAAGCTTGCTTTTGGATAAAGATCATGCCTGTAAAACTTCACTTAGAGTTTAAAAATTATGACTGATAACACAGAATGGATGTTAGAATGGATACGGTTATATACCTTAGTTGTAATGGTTACTGCCACTCCTGCTGTCATTAAGTCACTGCTTGCTTATTTAGTCAAAACATCATATGTTTAACAATGTCTTATTCAACCTTGGATGTTAAAATATGCCTTACTAAGAGTCAATATTTgatcaaaaggaaaaggagtacttgtggcaccttagagactaaccaatttatttgagcataagctttcgtgagctacagctcacttcatcggatgcaccgatGTAGTcatgcgaatacagactaacacggctgttactctgaaacctgtcaatatttgATCAGTACTTCAGTATTTGACTTATTTCCTTGTCATGCATTCTCTAAACTCTTAATACAAGATGTAGAAGATCTATTCTCTTTCCGATGTTATACCTTCCTGTCTGTCCCGCACTACAGTGACATTTATTTTAGGACTGGTCCAGATTGTGATCTGAGCTACAATCTTTGAACCCAGAAGACCACTTGGTTAACCATGCAGCTTTTACTAATACTGTTCTAAAATGTTCTCTTGCCCACTTTATGCATGTTCTCTCATATTCTTTTCTGTTTATGTATTGTTGTACTTAGTGCTTCACGATTCTCCCTGTTAACAGCATCTGGTGTATGAATAAGGCTACTGCACATAAAGCTGTTCAATCTtgcccttgattttttttcccccctgtatcCTGGTCCTCACAAGATAGTATGAGGGATTATCTCTTTTCTATCCGTGAGGACCTCTGTGATCATTAGGGATTGGCAACTGCTCTAAATGTATTACTCAATAGGATTAGGAATCCAAATTTGATGGCACTGAGAATAACTGCTGTTAGAGTGAATGGAGGCTTCTAATCAGCTCTCCATGGCTAATCTTGGTTTAAACCATCACTTTCACCTGGTGATTGAAACAGCCCTCTGTGCCACTTTGGTGCTAAGATCAGGGGATGCCAGAGAACTTTCTTTGTGTGATCCGAGAGGTGTACaagggatgcagcaccaccatttGCTTGGTCGAAGGGGAGACCGCCGAGATCCCAATCCAGAGCGGAGTTAAGCAgagctgtcccctcagccccatcatctttaacctcgCCATGGAACTGTTGCAGAGAGCGATCTCCAATGGcacagatggcttcaacctccatGGTGAGAGGGTGAGCGTCCTGGCTTACGTGATGACCTGATCTTGACCGCAGAAGACCGAGAGAACCTCCAGcgtatgctagatgccaccagtTGAGCTGCTGACTGGATGGGGCTCCGCTTCAGTGCAAAGAAGTGCGCAACTCTCCACATCGACGGCAGCAAAATGGACTCAGTGCAGACAATGGAGTTCCAGATCCAGGGTGAGCCCGTCGTCCCCCAGCAGAGGGGCAGGCATACCACACCTCAGCACGCTGACAGATTTCCGTGTCCGGCAGACAcccgaggacaccatccaggagataTTGCAGGATGCCGCCAAGATTGACGCCTTCCTGCTAGAACTGTGGCAGAAGATAaacgccctgaacaccttcctgatcccccgcatctcattcgtcctaaggggatccgccatggcgaaggtacccctcaacaaggcagacaagatcgtccggcagctggtgaagaagtggctattccttccccagagagccagcagcgAGTTGGTCTACATCGCCCACAGGCATGGAGGTGCCAGTGTCCCCTGCATGGGCGACCTGTGTAACATCACGGTGATCACCCACACCTTCTGCATGCTGACGTGTCCCGACGCCATGGTAAGGAATATCGCAGCAAACATCCTCCATGATGCAACAAAGAAGCAGATCGGCAGAGCCTCCTCCAACCAAGACATCGCCAccttcctgagcggttccctggatggcgaattcggaCGGGACAGGCGTGACATCACTTCACTGTGGTCCCGCGCTCACAATGCCGTGCATCGCCGGGGGAAGCACATCGGCTGCCGCTGAGAGTGGTGCAAGGagcaccaggagctgggagtcctggtgctgcAGAACAGGTCCGATGACAACACCATTGTCACCCCACGCActccaggggcatgctggagaaaaccctgaaggcagccatccactcactgtacatggaaaccctgaagcgtaaaccagaccagggtaaagccttcgaactgacaagcaagtgggatgccagcaaccacttcctcgctgTGGGTGGCTTCACCTGTTTCaccgactggcggttcatccaccgtgcctggctcaactgcgtcccgctcaacaGAGCCGTCCGCCACAAGACAAgtgttgcaggaagtgcggctggTCAAacaagaccctgccccacgtcctgtgcagctgcaggccccactccagagcctggcagctgcaccaCAATGCCACCCAGAACTGTTTGGTGAAAGCCATCACACCACGCCTGGGGGAGGTggccgtgaactgcgccatccacAGTACCgacagccagttgcgacctgacGTGATAGTCACTGACAAggccagaaaaagatcatcctcgtcgacgtCATGGTCTCcttttgagaacaggaccccggccttctgCGAAGCctgagctcgtaagctggaaaaatatgcccccccgccccggccaacaccctgagagcgaagggctacgaggtgcagatggatgccctgatcatCGGAGCCCTGGGctcttgggacccctgcaacgagcgtgtgctgcagaCCCTGTGGATCGGCGACACTACGCATGGCTCATGCAACGTCTCATGGTCttggacaccatccgatggtgcagggacatctacattgaacacatcaccggccaccaacagtaccaggaggtgtgagccggtacgacgacatgcatcaactatgagaaggggacagagactttttccattggaccatatgaactggaaccataaactcactgaacattaaatctcaccaatgagggtaaatccatccttctcatcgtatccactcatactccacacctgaacatagccattatatgaacaagatacccccatatctcaatgtctgtactttgacccattaacctttttactcccaatcggggagattgcaggttatgtattccttacgccacctgTTCCTAAACCAAActtcacaccccttgataatctgtaccttattctctgataaccagaaacttccatgcttaaactctgtaccatttttttttacttcaacatcatcttaataaaactATTAAATTAGTAACTTATCCAAAGATGACTGGAGAGGAAAGGACACTAATAACTTCCCTGATTTTCAAAGTGAATCTGTCCAAACTATTACTTCTCCATAATGTGATATGTTAAAGAAACTGAGGTACAACCACCCATGGACTGTCTCTTCCAAATTCTGTATATTAATGTTCAAATATTTAATCCTGGGGATGGTAAGGAAGTTCTGTGGGTTCTTGATGGGCAACAGTTAGAAAATGACTGGTTTAAACCTTGCAGTGAAGCTGTCTTTCAGACTCACTTTAACTTGGGGCTCTTGTGACATATGGTAGAAAGCATGTACCATCAGAACTTAAactagaaatgtattttaaaacatgcaGCTCTTGTGCTAAAGTCCATCTATGCACTTGACTATACTAATGTCTCAAAGAAAATGATGTGGTGTATATAGCAATAACTGTTTGTTTTCAGTTAAATTGAAAGTAGTCTTCTCCC
The Natator depressus isolate rNatDep1 chromosome 2, rNatDep2.hap1, whole genome shotgun sequence DNA segment above includes these coding regions:
- the NDUFA4 gene encoding cytochrome c oxidase subunit NDUFA4 isoform X3, whose amino-acid sequence is MTPYKPLCKLIPLFIFIGAGGSGAALYIMRLAMFNPDVCWDKKNNPEPWNKLAPTDQYKFYSVSVDYSKLKKDRPDF
- the NDUFA4 gene encoding cytochrome c oxidase subunit NDUFA4 isoform X1; amino-acid sequence: MTLGLTARERDKTFLRGRVRLIPLFIFIGAGGSGAALYIMRLAMFNPDVCWDKKNNPEPWNKLAPTDQYKFYSVSVDYSKLKKDRPDF
- the NDUFA4 gene encoding cytochrome c oxidase subunit NDUFA4 isoform X2 — encoded protein: MFRLMLNQAKKHPSLIPLFIFIGAGGSGAALYIMRLAMFNPDVCWDKKNNPEPWNKLAPTDQYKFYSVSVDYSKLKKDRPDF